A window from Synechococcus sp. RSCCF101 encodes these proteins:
- a CDS encoding CobD/CbiB family cobalamin biosynthesis protein — protein MKPWHELWSALWPLAPVLAAVVLDAWIGDPRSWPHPVQVMGWGIERLRHGGERWAGDSPIRLRLAGGAITAGLVLVSGGSGWVLERLALQSPIGWIPLVVALASALAWRSLTDAVRGVLAALAEDDGSLNGPRRRLAWIVGRDVERLDRGGILRAAAETASENAVDGVFAPLFWMLLGSLVWLAGALWMPGPLALAWAMKAASTLDSMLGYRRGRLRWLGTAGARLDDALVWLPARLVPSACPGGRAVARWLPLCRPLPAMAGPMPLPTRALGSHLCPVIGWNWAEPTTTAARSPSSHRWERAAGR, from the coding sequence GTGAAGCCATGGCACGAGCTCTGGAGCGCGCTGTGGCCCCTGGCACCGGTCCTGGCCGCCGTCGTCCTCGATGCCTGGATCGGCGACCCGCGTTCCTGGCCGCATCCCGTGCAGGTGATGGGGTGGGGCATCGAGCGCCTGCGCCACGGCGGGGAACGCTGGGCCGGCGATTCTCCGATCCGGCTGCGGCTGGCCGGCGGAGCAATCACGGCAGGCCTGGTGCTCGTGAGCGGTGGGAGCGGCTGGGTGCTGGAGCGCCTGGCCCTGCAGAGCCCCATCGGCTGGATCCCCCTGGTGGTGGCTTTGGCCAGTGCCCTCGCCTGGCGCAGCCTGACGGACGCGGTTCGGGGGGTGCTGGCCGCCCTGGCGGAGGACGACGGCAGCCTGAATGGCCCGCGCCGGCGACTGGCCTGGATCGTGGGACGGGACGTGGAGCGGCTCGATCGGGGCGGCATTCTCCGGGCCGCGGCGGAGACCGCCAGTGAGAACGCCGTGGACGGCGTCTTCGCCCCCCTGTTCTGGATGCTCCTCGGGTCGCTGGTCTGGCTGGCGGGAGCGCTGTGGATGCCGGGTCCACTGGCGCTGGCCTGGGCCATGAAGGCCGCCAGCACCCTTGATTCGATGCTGGGCTACCGGCGCGGGCGGCTGCGCTGGCTCGGGACCGCCGGCGCCAGGCTCGATGACGCCCTCGTCTGGCTCCCCGCGCGCCTGGTGCCCTCAGCCTGCCCCGGCGGCCGGGCTGTGGCGCGCTGGCTGCCGCTGTGCAGGCCGCTGCCCGCGATGGCCGGGCCGATGCCTCTCCCAACGCGGGCTCTCGGAAGCCATCTATGCCCGGTGATCGGGTGGAACTGGGCGGAGCCAACCACTACGGCGGCGAGATCACCATCAAGCCACCGGTGGGAGCGGGCGGCCGGTCGGTGA
- the ilvC gene encoding ketol-acid reductoisomerase, protein MATLYYDADADLSLLNGRTVAIIGYGSQGHAHALNLKDSGIDVVVGLYEGSRSAEKARADGLEVLSVAEAAERADWIMILLPDEAQQAVYSAEIAPHLKPGKVLSFAHGFNIRFGLIQPPADVDVVMIAPKGPGHTVRWEYQNAQGVPCLFAVEQNASGQARELAMAYAKAIGGTRAGILETNFKEEAETDLFGEQAVLCGGLSALVKAGFETLVEAGYQPELAYFECLHEVKLIVDLMVKGGLTAMRESISNTAEYGDYVSGPRVITADTKAEMKRILSDIQDGTFARNFVAECEAGKPRMGEWRQQDAEHPVEQVGEGLRSMFSWLRAA, encoded by the coding sequence ATGGCCACCCTGTACTACGACGCCGATGCTGACCTGAGCCTTCTCAACGGCAGAACGGTGGCGATCATCGGGTACGGCTCCCAGGGTCATGCCCATGCCCTGAACCTGAAGGACAGCGGCATCGATGTGGTGGTGGGCCTCTACGAGGGCAGCCGCTCGGCCGAGAAGGCCCGGGCCGACGGCCTTGAGGTGCTCAGCGTGGCAGAGGCCGCCGAGCGTGCCGACTGGATCATGATCCTGCTGCCCGATGAAGCGCAGCAGGCCGTCTACAGCGCCGAGATCGCACCGCACCTCAAACCGGGCAAGGTGCTCAGCTTCGCCCATGGCTTCAACATCCGCTTCGGCCTGATTCAGCCCCCGGCCGATGTGGATGTGGTGATGATTGCGCCGAAGGGCCCGGGCCACACCGTCCGCTGGGAATACCAGAACGCCCAGGGTGTCCCCTGCCTGTTCGCCGTCGAGCAGAACGCCTCCGGCCAGGCCCGCGAGCTGGCCATGGCCTACGCCAAGGCCATCGGCGGCACCCGCGCCGGCATCCTCGAGACCAATTTCAAGGAGGAGGCCGAGACCGACCTCTTCGGGGAACAGGCGGTGTTGTGCGGCGGCCTGAGCGCTCTGGTCAAGGCCGGTTTCGAGACCCTGGTGGAGGCCGGCTACCAGCCCGAGCTGGCCTACTTCGAATGCCTGCACGAGGTGAAGCTGATCGTGGATCTGATGGTCAAGGGCGGCCTGACGGCCATGCGGGAGTCGATCTCCAACACCGCGGAATACGGCGACTACGTGAGTGGCCCGCGCGTGATCACCGCCGACACCAAAGCCGAGATGAAGCGCATCCTGAGCGACATTCAGGACGGCACCTTCGCCCGCAACTTCGTGGCCGAGTGCGAAGCCGGCAAGCCGCGGATGGGCGAATGGCGTCAGCAGGACGCGGAGCATCCCGTCGAGCAGGTGGGTGAAGGTCTGAGATCGATGTTCAGCTGGCTGCGCGCCGCCTGA
- a CDS encoding ATP-dependent Clp protease proteolytic subunit, translated as MTVSAPYYGDSAVMRTPPPDLPSLMLKERIVYLGLPLFSDNDTKRQLGMDVTELIIAQLLYLEFDNPEKPIYFYINSTGTSWYSGDAIGFETEAFAVCDTMRYIKPPIHTICIGQAMGTAAVILSAGTKGQRASLPHASIVLHQPRSGAQGQATDIQIRAQEVLHNKRSMLEILSSNTGRSVEELSRDSDRMSYLTPEQAKDYGLIDRVLGSRKDLPSPAPVPVA; from the coding sequence ATGACGGTTTCGGCCCCTTATTACGGTGATTCGGCCGTGATGCGCACCCCGCCACCGGATCTGCCCTCCCTGATGTTGAAGGAGAGGATCGTTTACCTCGGACTGCCTCTCTTTTCCGACAACGACACCAAACGGCAGCTCGGCATGGATGTGACCGAGCTGATCATCGCTCAGCTTCTCTATCTGGAGTTCGACAATCCGGAGAAGCCGATCTATTTCTACATCAATTCCACCGGTACAAGCTGGTACTCAGGCGATGCGATCGGCTTTGAAACGGAAGCCTTCGCTGTCTGCGACACGATGCGCTACATCAAACCGCCGATCCACACGATCTGCATCGGCCAGGCGATGGGCACTGCAGCGGTGATTCTCTCGGCCGGAACCAAGGGTCAGCGGGCCTCGCTTCCCCACGCCTCGATCGTGCTGCATCAACCCCGCAGCGGCGCTCAGGGCCAGGCCACCGACATCCAGATCCGTGCCCAGGAGGTGCTGCACAACAAGCGCTCCATGCTCGAGATCCTCTCCAGCAACACCGGGCGCTCAGTGGAGGAACTGAGCCGCGACTCCGACCGGATGAGCTACCTCACCCCCGAACAGGCGAAGGACTACGGGCTGATCGATCGCGTTCTCGGAAGTCGCAAGGATCTCCCCAGCCCAGCCCCGGTACCGGTGGCCTGA
- the panB gene encoding 3-methyl-2-oxobutanoate hydroxymethyltransferase, whose translation MRPDDLIRYKRHGRPILALTAWDALSARWVQDSGADVLLVGDSLAMTALGHATTLPVTLEDMLHHCRAVGRGLLPPPHLQPLLICDLPFLSYQCGPDDAVAAAGRALKEAPAAAVKVEGAEPEILEVIDRLVRMGIPVMGHVGLTPQSVHQLGYRRQGGDPVSQERLEQQALALQAAGCFALVLEHIPSTLAGRLRHRLSIPVIGIGAGDDCDGQVRVSADLLGLSEAAPPFSPPLLEGGRLFGETLRDWVLQQQQHPATHPTSRAAPATGHC comes from the coding sequence GTGCGTCCTGACGATCTGATCCGATACAAACGCCACGGCCGGCCGATCCTGGCGCTCACGGCCTGGGACGCTCTCTCGGCCCGGTGGGTGCAGGACTCCGGTGCCGATGTGCTGCTGGTGGGAGATTCCCTGGCCATGACCGCCCTGGGCCATGCCACAACCCTTCCGGTCACCCTGGAGGACATGCTGCACCACTGCCGGGCTGTAGGGCGCGGGCTCCTGCCCCCGCCCCATCTCCAGCCGCTGCTGATCTGCGATCTGCCGTTTCTGAGCTACCAGTGCGGACCGGATGACGCGGTGGCGGCCGCCGGCCGCGCCCTCAAGGAGGCGCCGGCGGCCGCGGTGAAAGTGGAGGGCGCCGAGCCCGAGATCCTGGAGGTGATCGACCGGCTGGTGCGGATGGGCATCCCGGTCATGGGCCACGTCGGCCTCACGCCCCAGTCGGTGCATCAGCTCGGCTACCGCCGCCAGGGCGGCGATCCGGTGAGCCAGGAGCGCCTGGAGCAGCAGGCACTGGCCCTTCAGGCCGCCGGCTGCTTCGCACTCGTGCTGGAGCACATCCCCTCAACCCTGGCCGGCCGACTGCGCCATCGCCTGAGCATCCCGGTGATCGGCATCGGTGCCGGTGACGACTGCGACGGCCAGGTCAGGGTCAGCGCGGATCTGCTGGGCCTCAGCGAGGCCGCCCCGCCCTTCAGCCCGCCACTGCTGGAGGGGGGTCGGCTGTTCGGGGAGACCCTGCGGGACTGGGTTCTTCAGCAGCAGCAGCATCCGGCCACGCATCCCACCAGTCGAGCAGCTCCCGCAACGGGCCATTGCTGA
- the ftsZ gene encoding cell division protein FtsZ, translated as MTHANGSPNGIVPSQSARIEVIGVGGGGSNAVNRMIASDLEGVGYRVLNTDAQALLLSAAQHRIQLGQKLTRGLGAGGNPTIGQKAAEESRMELQQNLEGADLVFIAAGMGGGTGTGAAPVVAEVAKEVGALTVGIVTKPFSFEGRKRQRQADEGIARLAEHVDTLIVIPNDRLRDTISGAPLQEAFRSADDVLRMGVKGITDIITRPGLVNVDFADVRSVMSEAGTALLGVGVGSGRSRAVEAAQAAISSPLLESARIDGAKGCVINISGGRDMTLEDMTTASEVIYDVVDPEANIILGAVVDERQEGEIHVTVIVTGFEGSESYRSERPAQPHFSTVPTSAPSTPALGEGAGAAIPEFLRKRKERPDHP; from the coding sequence ATGACCCACGCCAACGGCAGCCCCAACGGCATCGTTCCCAGTCAGAGCGCGAGGATCGAGGTGATCGGGGTCGGAGGTGGTGGCAGCAATGCGGTCAACCGCATGATCGCATCGGATCTCGAAGGTGTCGGCTACCGGGTGCTCAACACCGACGCCCAGGCTCTGCTCCTCTCGGCAGCCCAGCACCGCATCCAGCTGGGCCAGAAGCTGACCCGGGGGCTGGGAGCCGGCGGCAACCCGACCATCGGGCAGAAGGCGGCCGAGGAGTCGCGCATGGAACTGCAGCAGAACCTGGAAGGCGCCGATCTGGTCTTCATCGCCGCGGGCATGGGTGGGGGCACCGGCACGGGTGCCGCCCCGGTGGTGGCCGAGGTAGCCAAGGAGGTCGGCGCGCTCACGGTCGGCATCGTCACCAAACCCTTCTCCTTCGAGGGCCGCAAACGGCAGCGCCAGGCCGATGAGGGCATCGCCCGCCTCGCCGAGCATGTCGACACACTGATCGTCATTCCCAACGACCGTCTGCGGGACACGATCTCCGGAGCACCGCTCCAGGAAGCCTTCCGCTCAGCCGATGACGTACTCCGGATGGGCGTCAAGGGCATCACCGACATCATCACCCGACCCGGCCTGGTCAACGTGGACTTCGCCGACGTCCGTTCGGTGATGAGCGAGGCCGGTACGGCCCTGCTGGGTGTCGGTGTCGGGTCCGGGCGCTCCAGAGCGGTGGAAGCCGCTCAGGCCGCCATCAGCAGCCCCCTGCTCGAGTCCGCCCGCATCGATGGAGCCAAGGGCTGTGTGATCAACATCAGCGGTGGGCGCGACATGACTCTCGAGGACATGACAACAGCCTCGGAAGTCATCTACGACGTGGTGGATCCCGAGGCCAACATCATCCTCGGTGCCGTGGTGGATGAGCGGCAGGAGGGAGAGATCCATGTGACGGTGATTGTCACCGGCTTCGAAGGCAGCGAGAGCTATCGCTCCGAGCGGCCGGCCCAGCCCCACTTCTCCACCGTGCCCACATCGGCTCCCAGCACTCCGGCACTCGGCGAGGGGGCCGGAGCGGCCATTCCGGAGTTTCTGCGCAAGCGCAAGGAACGTCCCGATCACCCTTGA
- a CDS encoding FtsQ-type POTRA domain-containing protein — MRSVTPPVRSRVRSPGAERRRLMRRQKQWEGLANAWRLLFFLAAAGGLGVLVLDQGWQLSRADQVVVSGSERLGRERVLEALELSFPRTLLDLVPSEVEERLGTMLPVQEVHVQRRMLPPRLMVRLTDRDPLAHAERPTRSGVEAGLVDGAGHWMDRSLLAAGEEPLTSIRVLGWQQRYRPTLEQVLERRDGMGSPLSRVRFESNGELWLSTEALGDVLLGSDDGRHPERLAVMRHLTSKLPQQLSGRRLVSIDLTDPEQPELGIAAKPASASAQAETD; from the coding sequence ATGCGATCTGTGACGCCCCCGGTGCGATCGCGGGTCCGCTCCCCCGGCGCTGAACGGCGCCGGCTGATGCGCCGCCAGAAGCAGTGGGAGGGCCTGGCCAACGCCTGGCGGCTGCTGTTCTTCCTGGCCGCGGCCGGCGGCCTGGGAGTGCTCGTGCTGGATCAGGGCTGGCAGCTGAGCCGTGCCGACCAGGTGGTGGTGAGCGGCAGCGAACGGCTCGGACGGGAGCGGGTGCTCGAGGCCCTGGAGCTCTCCTTCCCCCGCACCCTGCTCGATCTGGTGCCCAGCGAAGTGGAGGAGCGCCTGGGCACCATGCTTCCGGTGCAGGAGGTGCACGTGCAACGGCGGATGCTGCCCCCACGCCTCATGGTCCGTCTCACGGACCGGGATCCCCTGGCGCACGCGGAACGTCCGACCCGCTCCGGCGTGGAGGCGGGGCTCGTGGACGGCGCGGGGCACTGGATGGACCGCTCTCTGCTGGCTGCCGGCGAGGAGCCTCTCACCTCGATCCGGGTGCTGGGCTGGCAGCAGCGCTATCGCCCCACGCTCGAGCAGGTGCTGGAGCGTCGCGACGGCATGGGCAGCCCGCTCTCAAGAGTGCGGTTCGAGAGCAATGGCGAGCTCTGGCTGAGCACCGAGGCCCTGGGCGATGTGCTGCTGGGCTCCGATGACGGTCGCCACCCGGAGCGACTGGCCGTGATGCGGCACCTCACGAGCAAACTGCCCCAGCAACTGAGCGGACGCCGGCTCGTGAGCATCGATCTCACCGATCCCGAGCAACCGGAGCTGGGGATTGCGGCGAAGCCAGCCAGTGCCTCTGCACAAGCGGAAACCGACTGA
- a CDS encoding D-alanine--D-alanine ligase family protein, which produces MPFAPPLSIGLLFGGASGEHAVSIRSARTVLQGLRDPLNRSRYRVIPIYIDRQGGWQPPEVAETVLERGEPDEPAAAAETPSGSPSDSSEASPRAGFRGLPAAAEAVQVWFPVLHGPNGEDGTVQGLFTLMGTPFVGSGVLGSAMGMDKQAMKAAFAAAGLPQVPYRSCDRTRVMSDGEALAAELEQALGYPCFVKPANLGSSVGISRCNSREELRTGLLEACRHDSRLVVEQGVSARELECAVLGGRRLEASVVGEIRFDADWYDYTAKYSDGLSHCLIPAEIPDGIREQIRRLAVASCRAVAASGLARVDFFYEPGVERLWVNEINTLPGFTSQSMYPMLWQASGVPLPELVHRLIRLALDDDAAAPASEDGAAVGVTPALP; this is translated from the coding sequence ATGCCTTTCGCTCCCCCCCTCTCCATCGGTCTTCTGTTCGGCGGCGCCTCCGGGGAGCATGCGGTGTCGATCCGCTCGGCCCGCACGGTGCTGCAGGGGCTGAGGGATCCGCTCAACAGGTCCCGCTATCGGGTCATTCCGATCTACATCGACCGCCAGGGAGGCTGGCAACCGCCGGAGGTGGCGGAGACCGTGCTGGAGCGGGGGGAGCCTGATGAGCCGGCCGCCGCGGCCGAGACGCCATCCGGCTCGCCTTCCGACTCATCCGAAGCCTCTCCCCGAGCGGGCTTCCGGGGTCTGCCCGCCGCCGCCGAGGCCGTGCAGGTCTGGTTCCCCGTCCTGCACGGCCCCAACGGAGAGGACGGCACCGTTCAGGGACTGTTCACCCTGATGGGAACGCCGTTCGTCGGCTCGGGGGTGCTGGGGTCGGCCATGGGCATGGACAAGCAGGCCATGAAGGCCGCCTTCGCGGCTGCCGGGCTGCCCCAGGTGCCCTATCGATCCTGCGACCGCACGCGGGTGATGAGCGATGGCGAGGCGCTGGCCGCCGAACTGGAGCAGGCCCTCGGCTACCCCTGCTTCGTGAAGCCGGCGAACCTCGGGTCCTCGGTGGGCATCAGCCGCTGCAACAGCCGGGAGGAACTCCGCACGGGCCTTCTGGAAGCCTGCCGTCACGATTCCCGTCTGGTGGTGGAGCAGGGCGTCAGCGCCCGAGAGCTCGAATGCGCCGTTCTGGGCGGCCGGCGGCTGGAGGCCTCGGTGGTGGGGGAGATCCGCTTCGACGCCGACTGGTACGACTACACCGCCAAATACAGCGACGGACTGAGCCACTGCCTGATCCCGGCCGAGATCCCGGACGGCATCCGTGAGCAGATCCGCCGACTGGCCGTGGCCAGTTGCCGGGCCGTGGCGGCCAGCGGACTGGCTCGCGTTGACTTTTTCTACGAGCCCGGCGTGGAGCGGTTGTGGGTCAACGAGATCAACACCCTCCCCGGATTCACATCCCAGAGCATGTACCCGATGCTCTGGCAGGCCTCCGGCGTGCCCCTGCCGGAACTGGTGCACCGCCTGATCCGGCTGGCCCTGGACGACGATGCCGCCGCGCCGGCCAGCGAGGATGGGGCGGCCGTCGGGGTCACCCCCGCATTGCCATGA
- the miaB gene encoding tRNA (N6-isopentenyl adenosine(37)-C2)-methylthiotransferase MiaB: MSGPADPEETGAAAGRTYWITTFGCQMNKADSERMAGILESMGLRPAETEQSASVVLYNTCTIRDNAEQKVYSHLGRQAQRKRLDPSLTLVVAGCVAQQEGAALLRRVPELDLVMGPQHANRLETLLQQVANGQQVVATDEHHILEDISTARRDSSVCAWVNVIYGCNERCTYCVVPAVRGREQSRLPAAIRSEIKGLAARGYREVTLLGQNIDAYGRDLPGSTPEGRHAHTLTDLLHAVHDVDGIERFRFATSHPRYFTDRLIDACAQLDKVCEHFHIPFQSGDDTILKAMGRGYTVARYERIIERIRQRIPDASISADVIVAFPGESDEQFRRTLTLIDRLGFDQVNTAAYSPRPGTPAATWPDQLSEEVKVARLQELNALVERSARSRSRRYLGRCEEVLVEGANPRRSDQLMGRTRTNRLTFFPARLADGTAIPTGALVQVRIEETRPFSLSGTALALSPEPKHQSSGG, translated from the coding sequence CTGAGCGGGCCGGCCGATCCGGAGGAGACCGGCGCCGCCGCCGGCAGGACCTACTGGATCACCACCTTCGGCTGCCAGATGAACAAGGCCGATTCCGAACGGATGGCCGGCATCCTGGAGTCGATGGGCCTGCGGCCGGCGGAGACGGAGCAGAGCGCGAGCGTCGTTCTCTACAACACCTGCACCATCCGCGACAACGCCGAGCAGAAGGTCTACAGCCACCTGGGGCGACAGGCCCAGCGCAAGCGCCTGGACCCGAGCCTGACCCTGGTGGTGGCCGGATGCGTGGCCCAGCAGGAGGGTGCCGCCCTGCTGCGGCGGGTGCCCGAGCTGGATCTGGTGATGGGTCCCCAGCACGCCAATCGGCTGGAAACGCTCCTGCAGCAGGTGGCCAACGGTCAGCAGGTGGTGGCGACCGACGAGCACCACATCCTCGAGGACATCAGCACGGCCCGCCGCGACAGCAGCGTCTGCGCCTGGGTCAACGTGATCTACGGCTGCAACGAACGCTGCACCTACTGCGTGGTGCCCGCGGTCCGGGGCAGGGAGCAGTCGCGGCTGCCGGCGGCGATCCGCTCCGAGATCAAGGGGCTCGCCGCGCGGGGCTACCGGGAGGTGACCCTGCTCGGGCAGAACATCGATGCCTACGGCCGCGACCTGCCCGGCAGCACGCCGGAGGGTCGACACGCCCACACCCTCACCGATCTCCTCCATGCCGTGCACGACGTGGACGGGATCGAACGGTTTCGATTCGCCACCAGTCACCCCCGCTATTTCACCGATCGGCTGATCGACGCCTGCGCCCAGCTGGACAAGGTCTGCGAACACTTCCACATCCCCTTCCAGAGCGGCGACGACACCATCCTCAAAGCCATGGGCCGTGGCTACACGGTCGCCCGCTACGAGCGGATCATCGAACGCATCCGGCAGCGCATCCCCGATGCCTCCATCAGCGCCGATGTGATCGTGGCCTTCCCGGGCGAAAGCGACGAGCAGTTCCGGCGGACCCTGACCCTGATCGACCGCCTGGGCTTCGATCAGGTGAACACGGCGGCCTACTCACCGAGGCCGGGCACGCCGGCGGCCACCTGGCCGGATCAGCTGAGCGAGGAGGTCAAGGTGGCACGGCTGCAGGAGCTCAATGCCCTGGTGGAGCGCTCGGCCCGATCGCGCAGCCGCCGCTACCTGGGACGCTGCGAAGAGGTGCTGGTGGAGGGAGCCAATCCCCGCCGCAGCGATCAGCTGATGGGCCGCACCCGCACCAACCGGCTCACCTTCTTCCCGGCCCGGCTCGCCGATGGCACGGCGATCCCCACCGGCGCGCTTGTGCAGGTGCGGATCGAGGAGACGCGCCCCTTCTCCCTCAGCGGCACGGCCCTGGCGTTGTCCCCTGAACCGAAGCATCAATCCTCGGGGGGCTGA
- the glsA gene encoding glutaminase A — MPTPAATSSLIQGLLNEVHQSLIGRRDGRLADYIPELARASPDAFGIAVATSDGRLYSVGDSETPFTIQSISKPFSYALALSLLSPEKMLQKVGVEPSGEAFNAISLDPDSGIPMNPMINAGAIATTAQIWAHDPDGAEAGLLAFYAGLAGRPLEVDEAVFRSERDSGHRNRAIGHLLRNAGIIETDPEASLQLYFRQCSVQVTCRDLAVMASCLACQGRHPFRGTRVIDPELSSAVLAVMGSCGMYDYSGQWLHTVGMPAKSGVGGGLLAVVPGQLGLAVYSPPLDAYGNSVRGVAVCEELSRRWQLHLFDQPPRSGTTIRSATTACTRHSRHWRDRAECAVLDRCGDRIRVLQVQGVLDFAATEELLAYIEPCAEPGSFLVLDLAGVLDVSRIGIDLLRPAFETLHRSSVTVLLCGLGHLADPLQELLRIENVAVYPGLDPAIEAAETLLLEDRSRPDDADDRTGPEAGGAADLLGQLPDPCPGQLARLMEVRCYAAGETVCRAGSEADALFVIEAGSFSAVLDRPGAQRPVRLATFGPGVCFGEVAFVTGSRHGADVVSETEGCCRVLSRAVFEQLERSESALALALMRLLYRETARKLTLASQQLSLLEQPEVQWPRLPS; from the coding sequence ATGCCCACACCTGCGGCGACGTCCTCGCTGATCCAGGGTCTGCTGAATGAGGTCCATCAGAGCCTCATCGGCCGGCGCGACGGCCGGCTGGCGGACTACATCCCCGAGCTGGCGCGGGCCAGTCCCGATGCCTTCGGCATTGCGGTGGCCACCAGCGACGGTCGTCTGTACAGCGTCGGCGACAGCGAGACACCCTTCACCATCCAGTCGATCTCCAAGCCCTTCAGCTACGCCCTGGCGCTCTCGCTCCTCTCTCCCGAGAAGATGCTGCAGAAGGTGGGGGTGGAGCCATCCGGAGAGGCCTTCAACGCCATCAGCCTCGATCCGGACAGCGGGATTCCGATGAACCCGATGATCAACGCCGGTGCCATCGCCACCACGGCCCAGATCTGGGCGCACGACCCCGATGGCGCCGAGGCCGGGCTCCTGGCCTTCTACGCCGGGCTGGCGGGCCGGCCCCTGGAGGTGGACGAAGCCGTGTTCCGCTCCGAACGGGACAGCGGCCACCGCAACCGGGCCATCGGTCACCTGCTACGCAATGCCGGGATCATCGAGACCGACCCCGAGGCCTCGCTGCAGCTCTACTTCCGTCAGTGCTCGGTGCAGGTCACCTGCCGGGATCTGGCGGTGATGGCCTCCTGCCTGGCCTGCCAGGGACGCCATCCCTTCCGCGGCACCCGGGTCATCGATCCGGAACTGAGCAGCGCCGTGCTGGCGGTGATGGGCAGCTGCGGCATGTACGACTACAGCGGCCAGTGGCTGCACACGGTCGGAATGCCGGCCAAGAGCGGTGTGGGAGGCGGCCTGCTGGCGGTGGTTCCGGGCCAGCTGGGCCTGGCGGTGTACTCGCCACCCCTGGATGCCTACGGCAATTCGGTGCGCGGGGTCGCGGTCTGCGAGGAGCTCTCACGGCGATGGCAGCTGCATCTGTTCGACCAGCCGCCCCGCTCAGGCACCACCATCCGTTCCGCCACCACCGCCTGCACGCGGCATTCACGGCACTGGCGCGACCGGGCGGAATGCGCCGTGCTGGATCGGTGCGGGGATCGCATCCGGGTGCTGCAGGTGCAGGGAGTGCTCGACTTCGCAGCCACCGAGGAGCTGCTGGCCTACATCGAGCCCTGCGCGGAGCCGGGCAGCTTTCTCGTCCTCGATCTGGCTGGGGTGCTGGACGTCTCACGCATCGGCATCGACCTGCTGCGGCCGGCGTTCGAGACACTCCACCGCAGCAGCGTCACGGTTCTGCTCTGTGGCCTGGGCCATCTGGCGGATCCGCTGCAGGAACTGCTCCGCATTGAGAACGTGGCCGTGTACCCCGGTCTCGATCCCGCCATCGAGGCGGCCGAAACACTCCTGCTGGAGGACCGGAGCAGACCGGATGACGCTGATGACCGGACAGGGCCGGAGGCTGGCGGTGCGGCCGATCTCCTCGGCCAGCTGCCCGATCCCTGCCCCGGCCAGCTGGCGCGGCTGATGGAGGTGCGCTGCTACGCGGCGGGCGAGACGGTCTGCCGCGCAGGGAGTGAGGCCGATGCCCTGTTCGTGATCGAGGCCGGCAGCTTCAGTGCGGTGCTCGATCGTCCGGGCGCGCAGCGGCCGGTGCGGCTGGCCACCTTCGGACCGGGGGTGTGTTTCGGCGAAGTCGCCTTCGTCACCGGCAGTCGCCACGGTGCGGACGTGGTGAGCGAGACGGAGGGCTGCTGCCGTGTGCTGAGCCGCGCGGTGTTCGAGCAGCTCGAGCGGAGCGAATCGGCGCTGGCTCTGGCGCTGATGCGCCTCCTCTACCGGGAGACGGCCCGCAAGCTGACGCTGGCGAGTCAGCAGCTGAGCCTGCTGGAACAGCCGGAGGTGCAATGGCCCAGACTGCCCTCATGA